Within the Clostridium scatologenes genome, the region ATTTCTAATTTGAAAGAAGTTTATCTATATCTATAAGTGTTACAATTCTATCTTTAAAATTTATAACTCCTTCGATATAAGCTTTTTTACCATCGTTTATTTTTTCTATTATTCCTTCTTCCACTTCTAAGACTTCATCCACTTGATCAACTGTTATTCCTACTAATTCATCTTCCATTTCTAATATAATTATATTACTTTGTTTTTCTTCAGATTTTGATACATCTAATAAAAGATTTATATCCAAAAGTGATATTACATTACCTCTTAAATTTATGAGTCCTTTTATATGTCCTGGTGCCTTTGGAACTTTTGTTATTTCCATGGCATCATTTATACTTTGAACCTTTGCAGTTTCTACTGCAAACTGTTCGTTATTCAATTTAAATACAACAACCTGCATTATTTAACACCTCCACATTAATTGCCGCAAAATACTGTTTTTACTGCAGCACTCTTAACTTCTCTATATTTCAATTCCATCATAACTTAATTGAGAATGGAGAATTAATGCAAAATTTAATATAAAATTTAATATAAAATTTAATATCACTCAATAAATTCTCGTCTATATTTATAATATCTTTATATGCCATAAATAAATTTTAGCTAAATTTTTATTTCCAATTCTCAATTCTATAAGTGACAGATAACTTAATTTGTCATCTGCCACCAAAAATTACATTTCTATCCTATTACTTTTTTAATAGCTTCAAGTACCCTATCTGGTTGGAACGGTTTTACAATAAAATCTTTTGCTCCT harbors:
- a CDS encoding chemotaxis protein CheW, with amino-acid sequence MQVVVFKLNNEQFAVETAKVQSINDAMEITKVPKAPGHIKGLINLRGNVISLLDINLLLDVSKSEEKQSNIIILEMEDELVGITVDQVDEVLEVEEGIIEKINDGKKAYIEGVINFKDRIVTLIDIDKLLSN